The following nucleotide sequence is from Pleurodeles waltl isolate 20211129_DDA chromosome 8, aPleWal1.hap1.20221129, whole genome shotgun sequence.
AGTctaatgatagatagatagatagatagatagatagatagatagatagatagatagatagatagatagatagacctcCCCAAACTGGAGTTTTACGAGGGAGGATGGTGAGAGATAAGCTATACTCTATTCATTTTTCTAATCTATTTTTATTGTTCACAAAACATCTGTGAAAACTGTTGCAGAGCTTGGGGCGGGCTGAGAAAGGGGTGGGAGGGTATGAGTGTCACAGGATCAGTTGGGAGCGATGAGCAATAATCTCAGTGCATTTAAGGTCACACAGATGTCATGCTCTAGTTAAACATTATTGAGCCAAATACACTGGTAGTATACACGTAATCAAACGTTGTGGGGTTGGAAATTATATAATAGCAGGTGTCCTATCGAGTGTATGGGAATGAAGGATGGCGGCCGCGTGGTGTAGCAAATGTAAGGGAAGGAGGGCGGGAACATAGTGAGCGATGGTGTCTGGTTCTGGTGTGTGAAGCTATTCACCTATGGGAGATTTGCCTCGGGCATACACCAAAGTAATGCGTTTTATAGTCATCGTGGATCCCTTGAGTAATGTGTAATATATGAGTGTAGAAAGAATACTTTGGGAAAGCACCGTCCCTCTCGGGGGGGGAGGGCGGTTGTCATTTTTGGCTTCTATATTAATCACAAATACATCACATGCCTCGTATCCTCTACGGGCCAAGCGTCTGTCTCTCATGGAGAGAAGTACACTTGCTTTTGTGCGGGTCCACTGTAACAGGGCTTCCGGGGAAGTGGGCGCTTTTCACTGCATCGCTATAAGCCGCATGAACAATACAAAAGCCAAATCCATGAACCTATGGAGGTGTTTGTCCCTTAGGCTTTAGCGTGAAGTCCTAGGaggcaggactcaggggtgggaGATAGTCTGTGGTCTGGTAAGTCCGCTGCTAATGCTGTTATCTGTTGCCACAGCACGGGCATTCTAGGGCTGTTGTTAAAAACATGCATTCAATGGATTGGGAGGATTAGTAGGCTTGGTGTAGGTAGGTAAATTGGGTGAATCAGAACCTGGATCATGCAATATCCCCTTTACATGTTGGAGAGCCTGCGACCATAACTCTTGGGACAGAGGGCTGGGGAGAACTGCATTCCAGCAGGCGAGTGCACCACCCATGCCTGTGCTGGCACTTGCATTCAGGATTTCGTATATCAGGGAAATAGCTTTCTTGAGGCCTATTCCAGATAATAGTGTACTAAGAGCGATCGACATTGGTGCAACAGTCAAATTGTGGTCTTCTGTAGCTCAATTAAACAATATTTGTGACGCACTATACATTGCTAGCAGTCATTAAATCAGTAAGTAGTTCACTGTTATTGAAAAGCAAGTGCAAACCGTCTGCCCTGTGTCATGCGAGTTTCTAAATATTTAGTGGTCCAATATGTAGACATTCTGTACCTAGTTGCAAAGTATGTCCAAGTAAGTATGACATGTGAGGGCACTATCCTGTAAGACAGGTTTTGCCATACTTTTTACTGGTGTGACCTTATTTTCATTTTGTAAATCTGGTTTAACAATAACGTGGTATCACCTCCTACATTTCTAACATTACTAAGTTTATTCTGCTGTCTGGTGGATTTATATGGCCACACCTTGATACCCAATCATCTCCTTCATCCAGCTCCGTCTGTGGTCCATCCCAACAGGCTTAGGAAACCTTGTTCTAGGCGAACATATGTCCTGATTTACAGCTGTATAATGTTTCTTTCTTGAACTAAATATATATTGATTTTAAATCCTAATGCCATAAAGCTACCTAGTTTGGAAAGAGTTTACAATTTTCTTATTTGTTCCAACTTCAGAATATTGAAAAACTAATTTTATTGACCTGTTTTGACTATCCACTTTGGAACTGACTTCATGTTTCCTTTTTCAGTGTTCCTCGGATACCTCTGTTTCATTCTTCTTCTGCTTCTGCTGCTCATCTGCTGGATCGCTCCAGAACACGGAACCAAGAATATCTTAGTTTACATTAGCATTTGCTCCCTGTTGGGCAGCTTCACCGTGCCCAGCTCCAAGGGCATCGGACTGGCAGCACAAGAGGCTATCTCAGGGAGTCCATCGAGTGCTCGAGCAATGTATCTCTTCCTCATACTACTCGCCGTGCTGGTGAGCAGCATCCTCATCCAATTCATTTACATCAACAAGGCCCTTGAGCGTTTTGACACATGTGTCTTTGGTGCCATCTACTTTGTGATGTTCACGCTGCTGGTTTTGCTGGCCACAGCCATCCTCTTCCGGGAGTGGAGCAaagtgggtttggtagatttcttgGGCATGGCCTGTGGATTCACCACTGTAACTGTTGGAGTGTTTCTCATTCAGGTGTTTAAGGATTTCAAGTTCAGCCTTGGGGATTTCCAAAAGTCTGCTCTAAAGACTGACTGAAAAGGTGACTCACAACCTCAGTATTACTTATTCAAGTTGAGTGTTGTATGTTTGTAATATGTAGGCTTTCCACGTGAGGGATGTTGACACTATTACTACATGCATTGACATATGGACCCCAAGGGTATTGCTGCCTACCTACCGATTGCTACGATATTAAGATGAAGGAAACTCATTTAATCTTGAAGGGGTGATTTACGAGTAATTTGAAAGTCCTTTGATTTGCATACACTTTTGCATTCCTTGCATTTTTCAAACACGCCATGTGtacttgatgcaaaactgtgcccaGTGTTTGAAGAATATCTGCTGAATGGATAATCCAGAGGCATAAGGCTCTGCAAAATTGGCACATTTTCTTCACAATATTGTCATTAATAATGAATATCAACATTTTATAGACATTGTCCGTTCATGCATTCGTAAACTATCCTCATGATGCGTGGGGCTGTCAGTGATAATCAGATCAGGGGTCCAAGACATTGCTCCTCTCATTATGAATATGTTATCTACAGGCACCAAAAATAATGAAGCTATGGCACTTACTACTGTGCGAGGGAGGTGTAAGTTTAGAAGTGCAGGGAGCGTGGGGAGAGCCATTCCAAATGTTTGGGAGTACAGAGAACTTTGTGGGTGTCCAACACTTCTGCAAAGCCAACTCCTCTGATATTCCTACGAGAACATTAATTTTCTAACTTCTACCTTGCATTTAAGACTACAGAAGATCCATCCATGCAATACCTTTTGTGCAGTCAAAACATCAGGATGGCCGATTTCTGGTTGCAGATGAAACCTGTTTTGGCAAGGGAGCTAGCATGCGAGTGCAGCGAGTCCCCTGAATCGACTCTAGAACAACATCATTAATATGGCATGGATAGTACTCGGCACAAAAGTACAGAGAACAATTCTTATTAGGGTCTGTGTGGAAAATAGGTGTATTAGCTCATCAGAACTTGCATTCGTGAAATTCTTTAATACTGATTCTATTTTTTCATATTGTCCGAAACAGGTAGTTAAATTAATGTTACATTTCCAGTTTAGGGTCGCCTGCCTTTTGACTTGGGGCTTCTGTATTCCGTAAAGCACATAAGGGAttgagaaatgcacattgtgatgaAAATGACATATTTTCCATAGTATTCAACATGGAACTTTATAAAGATTCAGCATCAAGAGGTGCTTTTGCACTTTGGCTAGTAAGGTTCTAACAAACATTTCAGCCTTGTCagtcttcctcatcacagtccttaCTGATTGAGGCGGAATCTCGTCTCAGAGAGACACACTTGCCTGTAACCTTCCCCATGTCAGTTCTCTCCTCAGAAATTACACACATACATTTTCCTTATTTGACTTTATTTTTAGGAATTTGCTAAGTGTAACACATTGTCAGAGCCATAaggtgcattttatgtatttatataaacTATATAAAATCTCAAAACACTTTAAATTCTTTATGTAATGTACTACGTAGCCTTAACTCACTATCAAACATGAAGCTTGCAGTATCAACACTTTATGTGAACAACAAAGTGAATGTGGGTGAAAGGTTTGAATGGGAAATTGCTATGTGCTTAAAATCAGAATTAATTAGTTCATTGTCAGTTTCTCGGAAATGGTGGATGACACTCCTCTGCAAAATTTTGAAaaggcaaaatgtcccttttttgaaAAGTTCACCTGTGGAGCGAAATCAAGGTCCAGAATTTGCTCCACTGGTAGATTCCAGGAATGGGTAGATTTGGTATTGAGTTCCTTGTAGTACAAGGCACTTGTGATGCAAGAAACTTCATGCCATGTCTGACAGTTGACCATGTAGTGCTCCTGAAATGAACTTCCCTGGTGGTTGCTGATGTGTAACCTTTTCATACATAGCAGCAAAATACTTTTATCAGCCACTGGGGAAGTGATTTGCTATATTCTCTGAATGGAAGCAATGGTTCATTGAGGTACTGTGGAGGGATGAACATCAGCAAGCAAATTTCTGATAAATATGAGGGGGGAGAAGATGACACTCAAGTGCCATACAAAGCTCAGACAGGAACTATGGAAGTTACCTTGCTCATGTCAAGACTGATATATAGTATAGGGCTGTCTTTATTCCAGCTAAGCTTGCACCACTCGCCTGGGGAGAGGTAGAGGTAGGACTAGTCTGAGATGGTCTGTCACTGGTAAATACTGCAGTTTAATAGGCAATCCCCAGggtgggcaaggggagcttcaGCAGCTGGGGCAGATTTCTGCCATCTTGGACAACTCCTGGAATGAGGAATTTTGGTATTGTTTCAGTGAGAAATCAGGGGGATATGCTGGGGTTTCTCCACCAACCACTGCTGATTTACAGCAGTTTCTTGGCACACCCTCCCCCACTCGCAACTGAGAACACTACTAGACTTGTAAGAACAAAGATATGATTTTAACTTGCTATCTGCCTAGCAAACGACCAAAGTATTGTATCCTGCTGTGACTAGGACCTAAACTGTACAAGAAATTCCTAAAGGGTCTTGTGGTCAGTAGAGAAATCTGGACATCTTAGAAGAAGGAATCACTTGGCCCAGGGAAGCTAAACTTTGTCTTTAGCCCTAAAGAAGGAGAGGTAGAGAAGCCAAGTAGAGGTAAAGGGTCAAGTATGCTGGCCTCACGTGGTTAACAGAGAAATCTGGACATCTTGGAAGAAGGAATCGCCTGGACTAATGCAGCCGAACTTCTTCTGTATCCCTAAAAAAGTTGGAGTAATGAAGTCAAGTCAAGGGCCCTCAGCTGCTCTTAGCCAATATTCAGAAGTAGTGACGTCTAAAGGTTTGGGGGAATAAACCTAATAACACATCTCAATGAGGTAAGAAAGGTATATCCATTTTAGCGACCTTACATTGATTCAACTTTCATTCTCTCCActcaccactggagcatcaaatcttttttttttttttagtttgcaaaACTACCCTAGCATCCCCTTCCAATGTCGCCTCACTATTGTTAGCATAGGATAAGCTATGCCCATCTTCACCATTACAATAAACCTGTGTGCCACAACTCCATGAATTCACTACCTGCGTTTCCTGTGTGCTATGTTGCACATCAATTTCaactaaacatatatttttttatcattctATGTCAGGCAGTGTTTTTGAGATACAAACATTTGCAGTTCAGGTACTCTAACCTTAATATATCTGTAATACTATAATTTTTAGTAAACACAACGGTTAATATAACTGTGACTATTGAAATATTTttccagcaattttttttttttttttttgcaagtgttAATTCCGCCAAACATCGGTTAGGGTAAGACAGAGGTAGAGTAGGAGTGAGTGACTTTAAAGGTCGTTGTTCCAGAAGAAAGCCACAGACATTGCATGGGGCACATAGtggatggctgaaacatgttggcctgTGGATGAGTGGCAATATTGACACCCTCGACTTACCAGAAAACTCATTTTAACCTTATGGTAGGGATCGTCAACTAAATTCATGAGTTTGAATACAAGCAATTTTAacggttctgtatagaggatttcCCACACAAAAGTCTTCCATAAAAGATTTCCATCAAGATCACTGACACTGGAGCCCACTTAGTCATAACTGGACTCCTTGGTTGGGCAAGGAGCAGACCTATGATTAAGCCTGCCACCTCGGTGGTTGAGGGTTTTTCTTACATCCTAACGTTAGGGAGACTAGTTAGGCATAATATAGCTAATTCAATTCTAAACATAGAAAgaccatatttctttatttttcttaatcCGTGGTCTTGTTGTATCGTAGGTTATTGGGGTAGAGAAGACTGTGTGCCATTGAATCTTATTTAAACTCCTCAGGAGATCTCCTTTAGGTTTGGACGAATTGTGAGTATCCAGGAAAAACTTATGCAACTTCTGACATAGTAGAGACTTAAAAAGTTCTGAACTAGGACAAGGTGTCGAGGCTACCTGAGAAAGGCTGCAACCTAGACAAACAAAATATTATGGTTCATCTCAAGAGTGGGGAAAGAGTGGCCTCAGCAGAAAGAGGACCTTGGCATTTCCAGTTTTCCAGTTTGTTCCATTagagctttaaaaaaaacacacaaaaaaactcgTTTCCAGCAGAGCTCCAGACTTCATATTTCTAACCTTGTGTGAAGATATGTTAAGTCTTCTGTGAGATTAGGAGATGTGCATGGCCAGGATTGTAAAATTGGTCATTATCCTTCTTTTTGTGACTTAATGGGTGCATCAGTACCTGTATTGACCAACTTCAAAGGTATAGGGTTTTATACCGTAAGTGTCACACTATTTTATATCAGCTGACTGCACCTTCCTCAACCTTAACTGAGGCTTAGCTAAGATTTTTTTCCATCTGTAGCTGCTATTGGAGATTTTCACAGAGGACATTTCCTAGAAAAGTTTCAATGGAAAACAAAAACTGTGCTTTTGGGATCATACAAATTTCCCCTCACCCATTACTTTTTCCAGCCTTGATCACTCTCAGTGGTAATGTAATGAAACGATATTTTGGAAAGTTTGATTCCTTCTAAAGAAAACATGTTTAGGTCTTAAGTAAAGGACTGCAAATGGCACCCCTGTAAAATATTGCTTGTTTAGAGCTCAAAAGGTCAGTTAACCTTACTACGTGTGTACAAATGTGGTATTTCTTTTAGGTACACAATCTGCTTCTGTAAATCATGCAAAAATATACCTTGGCAGGTATGGATATTTTTTCTTAACAAGGAAAATATTTTCAATTCCTCTCTACCCATTTGAAATTGGTAGGCAGTGTCTTCTGTTTCCTAATATTGAAAGTTACATCTGCCTTCAATAGGTGTAGTGACATGTATTTTTCTGGGTGGGAAAAATACCTTTTGAATAATGTAAAACCTACAGGTTTGAAGGTTTCAGCACATTATATAGTGCATCTACTCTTTGATACTTTTAAGCTTAAACCTAAAATTACATAAACAATCACCTTACTGGCAAATCTTCCACCatcataatgtagattttcctagtcttttgacggaaagtcttaattttatgaaagacacggaggcgagtattatgcgtttcttttcttactttattaaatagcagcagtcaagaaactacagttcccataaggcAAAGTGAAAAGAGCCAATGGGAACGAAAACGTGTACAACTAAAATGAACCAATACACATGTAcatagggtattatgacatcacttgactgcgaacagccctcttttcttgcgagagatcAGTCAGAATTAAAcaaaggaaaaatggcaaaaataataaGTATAGCCAAAATACAGGCTAACAGTTCAGAACAAAAGTTCAACACTCCAGAAAACGGAGAATGGTCGGAGCGAGAAGGATCCATGCCTCGAAGAACTCTAGCAGGAGAGAGCGAAGATAGAAGACTGGAGCACCAGGACGCAGATGAAGTCTTATGATGATGGTGGTATCGCCGGTGCTGAGGCTAAAACAAGGGAGGGAAAAGATAAAAAGTGTTACATCCAAGTggagggataatattcgcctctgtgtctttaataaaattaagactttccgtcaaaagactaagaaaatctacattttatggcaagaccggaggctcctattatgcgagttcaaagcatattaattacattcagtgatacattatcaacaggtttgcaataaaaaactctaaaaacattatcgttagaccaatctgcagatttaagaatatcctcgAGGCGAGACCCCgcccaaaaggctttagaagccatagctcc
It contains:
- the NIPA1 gene encoding magnesium transporter NIPA1 — protein: MLRARLRDASYLTDIVWWTGTIAMGLGQILNFLAYTAAPAVLVAPLGALGIPFGAILASCLLKEKLNILGKLGCLLSCAGSIVLTIHSPKANNVTSQEDLEEKLCDPVFLGYLCFILLLLLLLICWIAPEHGTKNILVYISICSLLGSFTVPSSKGIGLAAQEAISGSPSSARAMYLFLILLAVLVSSILIQFIYINKALERFDTCVFGAIYFVMFTLLVLLATAILFREWSKVGLVDFLGMACGFTTVTVGVFLIQVFKDFKFSLGDFQKSALKTD